In Cryptomeria japonica chromosome 10, Sugi_1.0, whole genome shotgun sequence, a genomic segment contains:
- the LOC131038540 gene encoding GTP cyclohydrolase 1, producing MKVPVCLTMGGLKNSGLETATCGHVDAEADADVCVEECEDDSNTNESDSLCTMIAAVKVLLQGLGEDVNRDGLKKTPLRVAKAFRDGTRGYCQTVKDIVGGALFPEAGIENVIGCGGGSGGLVVVRNIDLFSYCEACLLPFKVRFHVAYISSGQRVVGLSKLSRVAEAFAKRLQAPQRLAKEVSKMLYDTIRPLGIAVALECWHMQFHVMDGKAYEVNSDNQEMCGWNYFSVCAGSGLFEDESSDAWGEFIAVLSLGGVNIKRSCTTASAGQQGSWCPFQSLDDMRLPPVNGKTLDDSELRSNGHMVKKISGPNSQLNLNLQSKVGVSFSMMVAAVESIISAVGEDPKREELQDTPRCFVWWLLNFCLRKPGFQVNGFDWSIADSYRGGSSPLLDTVASTEAVSSGFVTEIDVPFFSQCEHHLLPFFGVAHIGYFCIQEKQQLARSKMNAIVQFFSQKLQVQERLTKQIAETVASTCNTAGVMVVLEASHICMLSRGVEKIGSSTATIAVLGRFVTDSAAKVAFFQKILSRDPTRR from the exons ATGAAGGTGCCCGTGTGCTTAACAATGGGTGGCCTGAAGAACTCAGGATTGGAAACCGCGACTTGTGGGCACGTGGATGCGGAGGCAGATGCGGATGTATGCGTGGAGGAATGCGAGGATGACAGCAATACGAATGAGTCGGATTCGCTTTGTACCATGATTGCGGCAGTGAAGGTGTTATTGCAAGGATTGGGCGAAGATGTGAACAGAGATGGGCTGAAAAAGACTCCCCTGCGCGTTGCCAAGGCTTTTAGGGATGGTACTCGAG GTTATTGTCAAACGGTAAAGGATATAGTTGGGGGAGCTTTATTTCCAGAAGCGGGTATAGAAAATGTTATTGGCTGTGGAGGAGGATCTGGTGGGTTGGTTGTGGTGCGGAATATTGATCTTTTCTCATATTGTGAGGCCTGCTTGTTACCTTTTAAGGTGCGTTTCCATGTTGCTTACATTTCATCAGGACAACGAGTTGTTGGTTTAAGCAAACTTTCCAGGGTTGCAGAAGCATTTGCTAAGAGGCTGCAAGCGCCACAGAGGCTAGCAAAAGAAGTGTCCAAGATGTTGTATGACACCATAAGGCCTTTAGGTATTGCTGTTGCTTTGGAGTGCTGGCATATGCAGTTTCATGTAATGGATGGAAAAGCTTATGAAGTAAATTCTGATAATCAGGAGATGTGTGGCTGGAATTACTTTTCTGTTTGTGCCGGTTCTGGCCTTTTTGAAGATGAAAGCAGTGATGCATGGGGTGAGTTTATTGCTGTTTTAAGCCTTGGTGGTGTCAATATCAAGAGGTCTTGTACTACTGCATCTGCCGGTCAGCAAGGCAGTTGGTGTCCCTTTCAGTCACTTGATGACATGCGATTGCCTCCAGTAAACGGCAAAACACTAGATGATAGTGAATTAAGATCTAATGGTCACATGGTAAAAAAAATATCTGGTCCAAATTCTCAGCTCAATTTAAATTTACAATCAAAAGTTGGAGTTAGCTTCTCTATGATGGTTGCTGCAGTTGAGTCCATTATTTCTGCTGTTGGTGAAGATCCGAAGAGGGAAGAACTGCAGGATACACCACGTTGCTTTGTTTGGTGGCTCTTAAACTTTTGTCTAAGAAAACCAGGATTTCAAGTGAATGGTTTTGATTGGAGTATTGCAGACTCTTATCGAGGAGGGTCTTCTCCTCTATTGGACACAGTGGCCAGCACAGAAGCTGTTTCTAGTGGATTTGTTACAGAAATTGATGTGCCTTTCTTTTCACAATGTGAGCATCATCTTCTGCCGTTTTTTGGTGTTGCACACATAGGCTACTTTTGTATTCAAGAAAAACAGCAGCTTGCCAGGTCAAAAATGAATGCTATAGTTCAATTTTTCAGCCAGAAGCTTCAAGTTCAAGAAAGGCTCACAAAGCAGATAGCAGAAACTGTTGCTTCTACTTGCAACACAGCTGGTGTTATGGTTGTTCTCGAGGCAAGCCACATCTGCATGCTTTCTCGGGGTGTTGAAAAAATTGGCAGCAGCACGGCTACTATTGCTGTGCTTGGCAGATTTGTCACAGACTCGGCAGCAAAAGTTGCATTCTTCCAGAAAATCTTAAGTAGAGATCCCACAAGGAGATAA